In Runella sp. SP2, the genomic window GTTGAAGTTTCAGGAATGATGGTTTCAACGATTTCGGCGAGGGTATCTTCCTCTGCCATTGTAAGTAGGGTAGGCCCTTTTACCGTTTCGGGAGTCCATGCTTGCGCCCAGCTTGGCAGACTCATCAATCCTCCAACGGCCGCCGTTAGGCTTTTTAGGGCAGAACGTCTTTGCATAATAACGTTTGGTTAGTTTTACTTATACAAAGAAATGAAACTACATTTGATACCTATCAAAACTTATTTTTTTCGCCCTTCAACCATCGATGACTCCCTAATCATCAGTTGCGTACTGAGTACAATCGTTTCGGCAACGACAGGTTGGTCGTTTTCAAGTTGTTTGAGTAAAAGCCGAACGACTTGTGCACCCATTTCTTGAATGGGCTGGTTGACACTCGTAAGCGATGGCGAAAGATAAATGCAGGTGGGGTCGTTGTTGAAACTCACAATGGCCACGTCCTCAGGAATCCGAATTCCTTTTTGTTTAAAAGCATACATGGTGGCAAACGCAATGCGATCGGTCATGGTCAGAATTCCGTCGGGCGGTGTGGGCAAGCTCATCATATTGAGTGCCTGCATCATGGTGTTTTCTTGGGTAAAATCATTGTGAAAAACGTAGCGCTCGTTGTAGGGCAGGCCGTAGTGTTCGAGGGCGTCTTTGAAGCCTCGTAAACGCTCGTTGCTGATAAGCAGGTGCGGCGGGCCTGCCATGCAGCCAAGGCGTTGGCAGCCGTTTTCGATGAGGTGTTGGGTTGCCTTAAAAGCCGCTTCGTGGTTGTCAACGATGACCCGCGAGGCGTCGATGTCGGTTGAATAGCGGTCAAAAATCACGAGGGGCATATTTTTGCGCTGCAAGCGATAAATGTGTTCAAAATCGCTCGTATCGCGCGCCAACGACATAATCACCCCTTCAACTTGGCTGTGAAGCAGGTTTTGAATCTGAGCAACTTCCCGTAAATACGATTCGTTGGTTTGGCATACCACCACACTGTAGCCCGCTTGCATGGCTGCCTCCTCGATGCTGTTGAGCATCGACGCAAAAAAATGATAACTCAAGGTCGGTAAAATCAGCCCAATGGTTTTTGTGCGGCTTTTGACAAGGTTTTTTGCCAACTGATTGGGTTGGTAGTCCATGTCCTCCGCCAACTGTAACACCGCTTGGCGAGTTTCGGGGTGTATCTCGGGCATCCCGCGCAAAGCGCGCGACACGGTCGAGGCAGATAAATTGAGGGCATTAGCAATGTCTTTGATCGTGACGGCCGTATTTTTATTCATTGGGTTTAGAGAAATATAATTTTTACAATATGCCACTCATTTTGGGTAGAAAACCCGAGGAATGTCGGGAAATGATACAGTTGGTGACTTTAGTTTAAATATTTGATTTTTTTAAGTTTAAAATGAGTGTTGCAGAAAAACCGCAAACGTAACCGCAAACGTTTGCGGATGATATTGCGCAGAAATATGTTCAATTTTTGCGTTATTTCTTTTTGAAATGTGAATTTACTTATACTTTTAACATAAAGAAAGGCAGAATAGCCCTTTTATTTGTGTAAATGATAAATGTAGGGCAATCTTGTTGAATGGCTTCAATTTGTACTTTTTCAATAAATTCGTTATCCTTTTTTACGTTCTAATAAATCTATTACTTGAATGAAGAAAATCCTTGTGTGTGTTATGACTGTGCTGACGCTGTCGGCATGGGGGCAGTCCAAAATTGATGTAAAAAAAGAGTTTGAGTTTGCCGCCAAGCAGTACGAAGGAATGTTGGCAGCTCACCCCGACATTACGAAGTTTCCCCAATCGACAAACCCCGACGGAACCCCGCGCGACATGAAGTCGAGCTGGTGGTGCAGCGGATTCTTTGGAGGTTCTTTGTGGTATATTTATGAATTTAACAAAGCGCCTCAGTGGAAAGAAGCTGCCCACAAATGGACGATGGCCGTCGAAAAGGAGCAGTACAATAAAGGCACGCACGATTTGGGCTTTATGATTTATTGTCCGTTTGGAAATGGTTACCGCCTGACCAAAAACGAAGCCTACAAACCTATCATGCTGACAGGGGCGCAGTCGTTGGCGACACGTTTTGATCCCAAAGTGGGGCTGATTAAGTCTTGGAATAGCTTCAAAGGTGGGTACAATTACCCCGTGATTATTGACAATATGATGAATTTGGAGTTTTTGTTTTGGGCAGCGAAAACGTCGGGCAACAAAGACTTGTATAATTTGTGTATCACGCACGCCGATAACACCATGAAACACCACTATCGCCCCGACCACAGCGCCTATCACGTTATCTGCTACGGGCCAAATGGTGAAGTATTGGCCAAGAAAAACCACCAAGGCGCGTTTGACGAGTCGTCGTGGTCAAGAGGGCAATCGTGGGGAATGTACGGGTACACAGTCATGTACCGCGAAACTAAAGACCAAAAATACCTCGATCATGCGCGCAATATCGCTGACTATTTGTTGAGCCACCCCAACATGCCAGCCGACAAAGTACCGTACTGGGACTACAACAAACCAGGGGAAGAACGCGATGCTTCAGCAGGGGCGATTTTGGCGTCGGGCTTGTTGGAGTTGAGTACCTACGGTGGTAAAAATGCTAAAAACTACTACAACACTGCCGTTACAATTTTGGAAAGCTTGTCGAAACCACCTTACAAAGCAGAGTTGGGCAAAAACAATCATTTTATTCTACAACACAGCGTAGGACACAAGTTAGGTAATTCGGAGATTGATGTGCCTTTGGTATATGCCGACTATTACTACTTGGAAGGACTGCTCCGTTACCAAGCCTTGAACAAGAAGAAAAAATAGACGTACGTGCTACATGAAGCCAATAGAAACCTCATCGTCCCAAGTGGATAGTCAGCTATGGTCCCAGTTGAAAAATGGGAGTGAGTGGGCGTTGGGCAGGCTCGTTAAAAAATATTTCAATCCTTTACAAAATTATGGGTGCAAGTTCGTCCCCTCCGAAGATTTTGTAAAGGATTGTGTCCAAGAGGTATTCATTGAAGTATGGCAACGCCGCGAACGCCTCAGCACTCCCGTGAGCGTCAGGGCGTATTTGTTGAGTTCGGTCCGAAAAAAAGTGCTGAGGGAAGGCTTTCGGCAACGAATTTTGAAGGATGAACAACACGAAATCGACACCATCTTGGATTGGCATTCACAAGAGCTTCCGCACGAATGGGCGATTATTGAACAAGAGAATGTTGAATTATTGACCCAAAAAATCACGATTTTACTGGATAAACTGCCCAAAAGACAACGTGAAGCTATCTATTTGCAATTTTATCAAAACCTGAATCGGGATGAAATTGCGCAGATAATGGAGGTTAACCCGCAGTCGGTTTCCAATTTGGTACAGTCAGCATTGAAAGTATTTCGTACCCATTGGCAAGTGATTCAGGTGTTGTTGGGGGTAATTTTATTCCATTGACAGTTTTAAGATGGCAAATACATATACGCAATTAGATATGCTCCTTTGGGCTACATCCATCCCGACACCTTTGTAAACCTTGTAAAAAAAATGAAGAAGAAAGGAGTATATTAGTTGGTTTAGCGCCATCTGATAGAAAAACATTC contains:
- a CDS encoding LacI family DNA-binding transcriptional regulator, with the protein product MNKNTAVTIKDIANALNLSASTVSRALRGMPEIHPETRQAVLQLAEDMDYQPNQLAKNLVKSRTKTIGLILPTLSYHFFASMLNSIEEAAMQAGYSVVVCQTNESYLREVAQIQNLLHSQVEGVIMSLARDTSDFEHIYRLQRKNMPLVIFDRYSTDIDASRVIVDNHEAAFKATQHLIENGCQRLGCMAGPPHLLISNERLRGFKDALEHYGLPYNERYVFHNDFTQENTMMQALNMMSLPTPPDGILTMTDRIAFATMYAFKQKGIRIPEDVAIVSFNNDPTCIYLSPSLTSVNQPIQEMGAQVVRLLLKQLENDQPVVAETIVLSTQLMIRESSMVEGRKK
- a CDS encoding RNA polymerase sigma factor yields the protein MKPIETSSSQVDSQLWSQLKNGSEWALGRLVKKYFNPLQNYGCKFVPSEDFVKDCVQEVFIEVWQRRERLSTPVSVRAYLLSSVRKKVLREGFRQRILKDEQHEIDTILDWHSQELPHEWAIIEQENVELLTQKITILLDKLPKRQREAIYLQFYQNLNRDEIAQIMEVNPQSVSNLVQSALKVFRTHWQVIQVLLGVILFH
- a CDS encoding glycoside hydrolase family 88 protein; this encodes MKKILVCVMTVLTLSAWGQSKIDVKKEFEFAAKQYEGMLAAHPDITKFPQSTNPDGTPRDMKSSWWCSGFFGGSLWYIYEFNKAPQWKEAAHKWTMAVEKEQYNKGTHDLGFMIYCPFGNGYRLTKNEAYKPIMLTGAQSLATRFDPKVGLIKSWNSFKGGYNYPVIIDNMMNLEFLFWAAKTSGNKDLYNLCITHADNTMKHHYRPDHSAYHVICYGPNGEVLAKKNHQGAFDESSWSRGQSWGMYGYTVMYRETKDQKYLDHARNIADYLLSHPNMPADKVPYWDYNKPGEERDASAGAILASGLLELSTYGGKNAKNYYNTAVTILESLSKPPYKAELGKNNHFILQHSVGHKLGNSEIDVPLVYADYYYLEGLLRYQALNKKKK